From one Plantibacter flavus genomic stretch:
- a CDS encoding ATP-binding cassette domain-containing protein, with protein sequence MTETPMHTRAADSHDVIRVRGAREHNLRDVDVDLPKRRLTVFTGVSGSGKSSLVFGTIAAESQRMINETYSAFVQGFMPSQARPDVDVLEGLTTAIIVDQERMGANSRSTVGTATDANTMLRILFSRIGDPSIGSPQAFSFNVASISGAGAVTIERGGQSTKQRRSFSITGGMCPRCEGMGTVNDIDRSQLYDATKSLNQGALTIPGYTPDGWGVRIFTGSGFLDADKPIQDYTERELHDFLHKEPVKVKVGDINMTYEGLIPKVQKSFLSKDREAMQPHIRAFVDRAVTFTMCPACEGTRLSEGARSSRIAGRNIAELCTMQISDLAAWTRALDEPSVRPLLTVLQETLDSFVAIGLGYLSLDRTTGTLSGGEAQRTKMIRHLGSSLTDVTYVFDEPTVGLHPHDIQRMNELLLRLRDKGNTVLVVEHKPETITIADHVVDLGPGAGTGGGQVTFQGTVDGLRASDTLTGRHFDDRATLKTVLRRPTGVIEIRGADRHNLQGVDVDVPLGVLVVVTGVAGSGKSSLIHGSVAGRPGVVTVDQSPIRGSRRSNPATYTGLLEPIRKAFAKANGVKPALFSSNSAGACPNCNGAGVVFTDLGVMASVSTVCEVCEGRRFDASVLEYQLGERDISEVLAMSVTEAEAFFADGPARTPAAHLILARLVDVGLGYVSLGQPLTTLSGGERQRLKLATQMADSGEVYILDEPTTGLHLADVENLLGLLDRLVDSGKSVIVIEHHQAVMAHADWIVDLGPGAGHDGGRLVFTGTPAALVADRSTLTGEHLARYIGS encoded by the coding sequence ATGACCGAGACGCCGATGCACACCAGGGCCGCTGACAGCCACGACGTCATCCGGGTCAGGGGTGCCCGCGAGCACAATCTGCGCGACGTCGACGTCGACCTCCCCAAGCGCCGCCTCACCGTGTTCACGGGCGTGTCCGGCTCGGGGAAGAGCTCTCTCGTCTTCGGGACGATCGCCGCCGAGTCACAGCGGATGATCAACGAGACCTACAGTGCCTTCGTCCAGGGCTTCATGCCGTCGCAGGCACGGCCCGACGTCGACGTGCTCGAGGGACTCACCACGGCGATCATCGTGGACCAGGAGCGGATGGGCGCGAACTCGCGTTCGACGGTGGGCACGGCGACCGACGCGAACACCATGCTGCGCATCCTCTTCAGTCGGATCGGAGACCCGTCCATCGGCTCTCCACAGGCCTTCTCCTTCAACGTCGCCTCGATCAGCGGCGCCGGAGCGGTGACCATCGAACGTGGGGGACAGAGCACGAAGCAGCGGCGGAGCTTCTCGATCACCGGTGGCATGTGCCCGCGGTGCGAGGGGATGGGGACCGTGAACGACATCGACCGTTCCCAGCTCTACGACGCCACGAAGTCGCTCAACCAGGGCGCGCTCACGATCCCCGGCTACACACCCGACGGCTGGGGTGTGCGGATCTTCACCGGATCCGGATTCCTCGACGCGGACAAGCCCATCCAGGACTACACGGAGCGGGAACTCCATGACTTCCTCCACAAGGAGCCGGTGAAGGTCAAGGTCGGCGACATCAACATGACCTACGAGGGCCTGATCCCGAAGGTGCAGAAGTCGTTCCTCTCGAAGGACCGTGAGGCGATGCAGCCGCACATCCGCGCATTCGTCGACCGCGCCGTCACCTTCACCATGTGTCCGGCGTGTGAGGGGACCCGCCTGAGCGAGGGCGCACGGAGTTCGCGCATCGCCGGTCGGAACATCGCCGAACTGTGCACGATGCAGATCAGCGACCTCGCGGCGTGGACCCGGGCGCTCGACGAACCGTCGGTGCGCCCACTCCTGACGGTCCTCCAGGAGACGCTCGACTCCTTCGTCGCCATCGGGCTGGGGTACCTGTCACTCGACCGCACGACGGGCACCCTCTCCGGTGGGGAGGCGCAGCGCACGAAGATGATCCGCCACCTGGGGTCGTCGCTCACCGACGTGACCTACGTGTTCGACGAGCCGACCGTCGGACTGCACCCGCATGACATCCAGCGGATGAACGAACTGCTCCTGCGGCTCCGCGACAAGGGGAACACCGTCCTCGTCGTGGAACACAAGCCGGAGACGATCACGATCGCCGACCACGTCGTCGACCTCGGTCCCGGAGCCGGGACCGGCGGGGGACAGGTGACGTTCCAGGGGACGGTGGACGGCCTCCGAGCGAGCGACACGCTCACCGGACGCCACTTCGACGACCGCGCCACGCTCAAGACAGTGTTGCGTCGACCGACCGGTGTCATCGAGATCCGTGGCGCCGACCGGCACAACCTGCAGGGCGTCGACGTCGACGTGCCGCTCGGCGTCCTCGTGGTCGTCACGGGTGTCGCCGGCTCGGGCAAGAGTTCGCTCATCCACGGCTCGGTCGCCGGGCGTCCCGGTGTGGTGACGGTCGATCAGAGCCCGATCCGCGGCTCGCGTCGCAGTAACCCGGCGACGTACACGGGTCTGCTCGAGCCCATCCGCAAGGCGTTCGCGAAGGCCAACGGGGTCAAGCCGGCGCTGTTCAGCTCGAACTCGGCGGGAGCCTGCCCGAACTGCAACGGCGCAGGTGTCGTCTTCACCGATCTCGGCGTCATGGCGAGCGTCTCGACCGTCTGCGAGGTGTGCGAGGGCCGCCGGTTCGATGCTTCCGTTCTGGAATATCAGTTGGGGGAGCGGGACATCAGCGAGGTGCTCGCGATGTCGGTGACGGAGGCCGAGGCCTTCTTCGCCGACGGGCCGGCCCGGACGCCCGCCGCGCACCTCATCCTGGCGAGACTCGTGGACGTCGGGCTCGGTTACGTCAGCCTCGGACAGCCGTTGACGACCCTGTCAGGAGGCGAACGACAGCGACTCAAACTGGCGACGCAGATGGCCGACTCGGGCGAGGTCTACATCCTGGACGAGCCGACGACGGGCCTGCACCTCGCTGACGTGGAGAACCTGCTCGGACTCCTGGACCGACTGGTGGACTCCGGCAAGTCGGTCATCGTCATCGAGCATCATCAGGCGGTCATGGCGCATGCGGACTGGATCGTCGACCTCGGACCCGGCGCAGGTCACGACGGCGGACGTCTGGTGTTCACCGGGACGCCCGCAGCGCTCGTCGCCGATCGCTCGACGCTGACCGGAGAACATCTCGCTCGGTACATCGGCTCCTGA
- a CDS encoding TetR/AcrR family transcriptional regulator, with amino-acid sequence MPRIVDPQRFTARQTAILAAAYRCFAAEGYETTSTADICRAADISSGTLFHYFPTKLDILVTLLRVSAAWTEEQLHLAARAGPGRPALATYLGTLDRQRAADQTAGFARAVQGMAHVHDVAAVLDVERDMVDRFLLDHITEAVRTTAARSDATPEQLVRWVRWLIDGSALHETSASRETGVSVAVRSLLLLG; translated from the coding sequence ATGCCGAGGATCGTCGACCCACAGCGGTTCACCGCGCGCCAGACCGCGATCCTCGCTGCGGCCTACCGCTGTTTCGCGGCCGAGGGATATGAGACCACGTCGACGGCGGACATCTGCCGGGCGGCGGACATCTCCTCGGGGACCCTGTTCCACTACTTCCCCACCAAGCTCGACATCCTGGTCACCCTGTTGCGGGTGAGCGCCGCCTGGACCGAGGAGCAACTCCACCTCGCCGCACGGGCCGGGCCTGGGCGACCCGCCTTGGCCACCTACCTCGGCACACTCGACCGCCAGCGGGCTGCCGACCAGACGGCCGGTTTCGCTCGCGCGGTCCAGGGCATGGCGCACGTCCACGACGTGGCGGCCGTCCTCGACGTCGAGCGGGACATGGTCGACCGCTTCCTGCTCGACCACATCACCGAGGCGGTTCGCACCACCGCAGCCCGCTCCGACGCCACACCGGAGCAACTCGTCCGATGGGTGCGCTGGCTCATCGACGGCAGTGCTCTCCACGAGACGTCGGCGTCGCGCGAAACCGGTGTCAGTGTCGCCGTCCGGTCGTTGCTCCTCCTCGGATGA
- the dhaM gene encoding dihydroxyacetone kinase phosphoryl donor subunit DhaM, producing the protein MSGGAVGLVFVSHSALIAEGLIALARQMAPDAALAAAGGTDDGGIGTSFELVSAGIAAVDSGAGVVVLCDLGSAILTAETALDFLDDDVRGRVRIVDAPLVEGGVAAAVAAQTGATLDEVVDAARSAAGGDPARHGADEATRAGGSDDPTAPHAAASVTLRNKDGLHARPAAEFVKLASTFAAKVVVNGKDAKSLLGIMSLGLVKGAVVELQADGPDAEDAIGALASLIESGFGEV; encoded by the coding sequence ATGAGCGGGGGAGCCGTCGGCCTCGTCTTCGTCTCGCACAGCGCGCTGATCGCGGAGGGGCTCATCGCCCTGGCCCGGCAGATGGCGCCCGACGCGGCCCTCGCCGCGGCCGGTGGTACCGATGACGGAGGGATCGGCACGAGCTTCGAGCTGGTCTCCGCCGGGATCGCAGCCGTGGACTCCGGGGCCGGGGTGGTGGTGCTGTGCGATCTGGGGTCGGCGATCCTGACCGCTGAGACGGCACTCGACTTCCTCGACGACGACGTCCGAGGCCGGGTACGCATCGTCGACGCCCCGCTCGTCGAAGGCGGGGTCGCCGCAGCCGTGGCCGCGCAGACCGGCGCGACGCTCGACGAGGTCGTGGACGCCGCGCGGTCGGCAGCCGGCGGTGACCCTGCCCGGCACGGCGCCGACGAGGCGACTCGGGCGGGTGGGTCCGACGACCCGACGGCGCCCCACGCCGCAGCCTCCGTGACCCTGCGGAACAAGGACGGGCTCCACGCTCGACCCGCTGCGGAGTTCGTGAAGCTGGCGAGCACGTTCGCGGCCAAGGTGGTCGTGAACGGGAAGGACGCCAAGAGCCTGCTCGGGATCATGTCACTGGGCCTCGTCAAAGGGGCGGTCGTGGAGCTGCAGGCGGACGGTCCGGATGCGGAGGATGCCATCGGGGCACTGGCGTCGCTCATCGAATCCGGCTTCGGAGAGGTCTGA
- the dhaL gene encoding dihydroxyacetone kinase subunit DhaL, with the protein MGLDGAWAIAWMRGSAAVVAEHRVELIRLDRDIGDGDHGENLDRGFSAILPKLDEQPDDATPADILKLAATTLISTVGGASGPLYGTALLKASIAVAGQEDLDADGVVALLTAARDGIVLRGKAEVGDKTIVDAWTPAVDAASAAAAAGESPARVLAAAADAAWGGAAATEPLVARKGRASYLGERAVGHRDPGAQSTSYLLQAAAAAAEEGAA; encoded by the coding sequence ATGGGGTTGGACGGAGCCTGGGCGATCGCCTGGATGCGGGGGAGTGCGGCGGTCGTCGCGGAACATCGCGTGGAGCTGATCAGGCTCGACCGTGACATCGGGGACGGCGACCACGGCGAGAACCTGGACCGCGGGTTCTCCGCGATCCTGCCGAAGCTCGACGAGCAGCCTGACGATGCGACACCCGCCGACATCCTCAAGCTCGCCGCGACGACGCTCATCTCGACCGTCGGAGGAGCGAGCGGCCCGTTGTACGGCACCGCGCTGCTCAAGGCGTCGATCGCCGTGGCCGGTCAGGAGGATCTCGACGCCGATGGCGTCGTCGCCCTGCTGACGGCGGCGCGCGACGGGATCGTGCTCCGTGGCAAGGCCGAGGTCGGCGACAAGACCATTGTCGACGCGTGGACGCCCGCCGTCGACGCTGCATCCGCTGCGGCGGCAGCGGGGGAGTCGCCGGCACGGGTGCTGGCAGCCGCTGCAGACGCCGCGTGGGGTGGCGCCGCGGCGACCGAGCCGCTCGTCGCCCGCAAGGGTCGCGCCAGCTACCTCGGTGAACGGGCCGTCGGGCATCGCGACCCTGGGGCGCAGTCCACCTCCTATCTCCTGCAAGCTGCGGCGGCGGCCGCTGAGGAGGGCGCTGCATGA
- the dhaK gene encoding dihydroxyacetone kinase subunit DhaK has protein sequence MKKLINDPKDVVVEAVAGFGAAHPDLVTVSLDPVFIARADAPVAGKVGIVSGGGSGHEPLHGGFVGFGMLDAAVPGPVFTSPTPDPILAATKAVDGGAGVLHIVKNYTGDVLNFETAADLALAEGIEVRSVIVDDDVAVKDSLYTAGRRGVAGTVLVEKLAGARAEAGGGLDEVADLATKVNERTRTMGVALTPCVVPHAGEPSFTLADDEIEIGIGIHGEPGRERIPLEPADRIVDRLLAAILEDLPYAPDERALVLVNGMGGTPQVELLIVFRRVAEALAERGIEVARSLVGNYTTSLEMQGVSITLLKLDDELIELWDAPVQTAALRWGR, from the coding sequence ATGAAGAAGCTCATCAATGATCCCAAGGACGTCGTCGTCGAGGCGGTGGCCGGATTCGGCGCCGCGCACCCCGACCTCGTCACCGTGTCGCTCGACCCGGTGTTCATCGCCCGAGCGGACGCGCCGGTCGCAGGGAAGGTGGGGATCGTGAGCGGCGGCGGAAGCGGGCACGAGCCGCTCCACGGAGGGTTCGTCGGATTCGGCATGCTCGACGCGGCCGTACCCGGCCCGGTGTTCACCTCACCGACTCCGGACCCCATCCTCGCCGCCACGAAGGCCGTCGACGGTGGTGCCGGCGTCCTGCACATCGTCAAGAACTACACGGGCGACGTACTCAACTTCGAGACCGCGGCCGATCTCGCGCTGGCCGAGGGCATCGAAGTGCGCTCGGTCATCGTCGACGACGACGTCGCGGTGAAGGATTCGCTCTACACGGCGGGGCGTCGGGGTGTCGCCGGCACCGTCCTCGTGGAGAAGCTCGCCGGCGCACGTGCCGAGGCCGGGGGTGGCCTCGACGAGGTCGCCGACCTCGCGACGAAGGTCAACGAGCGCACCCGCACGATGGGCGTGGCACTCACCCCGTGCGTCGTCCCGCACGCGGGCGAGCCGAGTTTCACCCTGGCCGACGACGAGATCGAGATCGGGATCGGTATCCACGGTGAGCCCGGCCGTGAACGCATCCCCCTGGAGCCCGCCGACCGGATCGTCGACCGGCTGCTCGCCGCCATCCTCGAGGACCTTCCGTACGCACCCGACGAGCGTGCCCTCGTCCTGGTGAACGGGATGGGCGGGACGCCGCAGGTCGAGTTGCTCATCGTCTTCCGCCGTGTGGCCGAGGCGCTCGCGGAGCGCGGGATCGAGGTGGCACGGTCGCTCGTGGGGAACTACACGACCAGCCTCGAGATGCAGGGTGTGTCGATCACCCTCCTGAAACTCGACGACGAACTGATCGAATTGTGGGACGCCCCGGTGCAGACCGCGGCGCTCCGGTGGGGACGGTAG
- the trpD gene encoding anthranilate phosphoribosyltransferase yields MPLTTWPTLIGDLLAGTDLSVSESTWAMERIMTGQVTDAQLAGFLIALRRKGETVDEIVGFRDAILDHAKPLVAPSRALDIVGTGGDRFGTVNISTTASIVAAATGIPVIKHGNRAASSASGSSDVLSALGVDLALPTDLVGEVLASTGITFAYAAAFHPGFGHAGAVRAELGVPTVFNFLGPLVNPARPEASAVGVAHADRIPLFVGVFQTRGATALVFRGDDGLDELTTTGHSHLWEITRGAVTEHDLDPRELGIRRASIDDLIGGDAQHNAGVVRATLAGEEGPVRDIVLLNAAAGIVAFELSEDPSQAQRPILERFAAALVSAAAVIDSGAATATLDAWVDATRALGSR; encoded by the coding sequence ATGCCTCTCACGACCTGGCCGACGCTCATCGGCGACCTGCTCGCCGGAACCGATCTCAGTGTGTCGGAGTCGACGTGGGCGATGGAACGGATCATGACCGGCCAGGTGACGGACGCCCAGCTGGCCGGCTTCCTGATCGCGTTGCGCCGCAAGGGGGAGACGGTCGACGAGATCGTCGGGTTCCGCGATGCGATCCTCGACCACGCGAAGCCGCTCGTCGCCCCCTCCCGGGCCCTCGACATCGTCGGCACCGGCGGCGACCGCTTCGGCACCGTCAACATCTCGACGACCGCGTCCATCGTCGCGGCGGCGACGGGCATCCCCGTCATCAAGCACGGCAATCGCGCGGCGAGCTCCGCCTCGGGATCGAGTGACGTGCTCTCGGCGCTCGGCGTCGACCTCGCCCTGCCGACGGACCTGGTGGGGGAGGTGTTGGCGTCGACGGGCATCACCTTCGCGTACGCGGCGGCGTTCCACCCCGGTTTCGGCCACGCTGGAGCGGTCCGCGCGGAGCTCGGCGTGCCGACGGTCTTCAACTTCCTCGGTCCGCTCGTCAACCCGGCCCGCCCGGAGGCGTCGGCGGTCGGCGTCGCGCACGCCGACCGCATCCCGCTGTTCGTGGGCGTGTTCCAGACGCGTGGGGCGACCGCCCTCGTCTTCCGGGGCGACGACGGACTCGACGAATTGACGACGACTGGACACAGCCACCTCTGGGAGATCACCCGCGGAGCCGTCACCGAGCACGACCTGGATCCCCGGGAACTCGGCATCCGACGTGCGTCGATCGACGATCTCATCGGCGGTGACGCCCAACACAATGCCGGTGTCGTGCGCGCCACGCTCGCCGGCGAGGAGGGTCCAGTCCGCGACATCGTCCTGCTGAACGCGGCGGCCGGGATCGTGGCGTTCGAATTGTCGGAGGATCCGTCGCAGGCCCAGCGGCCGATCCTCGAGCGGTTCGCCGCAGCGCTCGTGTCCGCCGCGGCCGTCATCGACTCGGGTGCGGCGACCGCGACACTCGACGCCTGGGTGGACGCCACCCGCGCGCTCGGCTCGCGCTGA
- the ctaE gene encoding aa3-type cytochrome oxidase subunit III — translation MTSTSINLAPSAPRINRPNTVAVGTIVWLGSEVMFFAGLFAIYFTLRSMAPELWAAEAGRLNVPYSTINTIILVSSSFTCQFGVFAAERMQPRMTGWSPRKWGMVEWFFLTYALGAVFVAGQILEYATLVSEGISLSSNAYGSAFYLTTGFHGLHVTGGLIAFLLVIGRAYAVKRFGHKEATSAIVVSYYWHFVDVVWIGLYFVIYILR, via the coding sequence GTGACGAGCACCTCAATCAACCTTGCGCCGAGCGCGCCCCGGATCAACCGACCGAACACGGTCGCGGTTGGAACGATCGTCTGGCTGGGCAGCGAGGTCATGTTCTTCGCCGGCCTCTTCGCGATCTACTTCACGCTGCGATCGATGGCTCCCGAACTGTGGGCGGCCGAGGCCGGTCGCCTGAACGTCCCGTACTCGACGATCAACACGATCATCCTCGTGTCCTCGTCGTTCACGTGCCAGTTCGGCGTCTTCGCAGCGGAGCGCATGCAGCCCCGCATGACCGGCTGGAGCCCGCGCAAGTGGGGCATGGTCGAGTGGTTCTTCCTCACCTACGCCCTGGGTGCCGTGTTCGTCGCCGGGCAGATCCTCGAGTACGCGACGCTCGTCAGCGAGGGCATCTCCCTCAGCTCGAACGCGTACGGCTCGGCGTTCTACCTCACGACCGGCTTCCACGGCCTGCACGTGACCGGCGGCCTCATCGCCTTCCTCCTCGTGATCGGCCGTGCCTACGCCGTCAAACGATTCGGCCACAAGGAGGCGACGAGCGCCATCGTCGTCTCGTACTACTGGCACTTCGTCGACGTCGTGTGGATCGGCCTCTACTTCGTCATCTACATCCTGCGCTGA
- the qcrC gene encoding cytochrome bc1 complex diheme cytochrome c subunit, producing MKTDPTQTTTTKASKKAARATRKSGRRSPFASAALLAIGLLVTGGAYAAVSVSTASAEPVAAAKSQASVDEGEKLFSANCATCHGLDMQGTTAGPSLLGVGAAAVDFQVGTGRMPLQNQGPQAPEKPVQFTEEQISSLAAYVASVAPGPEIPEEQYLDGEGDASNGAQLFRINCAMCHNVAAAGGALTEGKYAPSLVGVSAAHIYEAMITGPQNMPVFNDMNLSPEDKRDIITALKFMEKNPSPGGNDLGSLGPVSEGLFLWIFGLGSIVALTVWITAKSN from the coding sequence ATGAAGACTGACCCCACCCAGACGACGACCACCAAGGCGTCCAAGAAGGCCGCCCGTGCCACGCGCAAGAGCGGCCGCCGCAGCCCGTTCGCCTCGGCGGCACTGCTCGCGATCGGCCTCCTCGTGACCGGAGGCGCCTACGCAGCCGTCAGCGTCAGCACGGCCAGCGCCGAGCCCGTCGCCGCCGCCAAGTCGCAGGCCTCCGTCGACGAGGGCGAGAAGCTCTTCTCCGCGAACTGCGCCACCTGCCACGGCCTCGACATGCAGGGCACGACCGCCGGACCGAGCCTCCTCGGCGTCGGTGCCGCCGCCGTCGACTTCCAGGTCGGCACCGGCCGGATGCCGCTGCAGAACCAGGGCCCGCAGGCCCCGGAGAAGCCCGTGCAGTTCACCGAGGAGCAGATCTCCTCCCTCGCGGCCTACGTCGCCTCGGTCGCCCCCGGCCCGGAGATCCCCGAGGAGCAGTACCTCGACGGCGAGGGCGACGCCTCCAACGGCGCCCAGCTGTTCCGCATCAACTGCGCGATGTGCCACAACGTCGCAGCCGCCGGTGGCGCCCTGACCGAGGGCAAGTACGCTCCCTCGCTCGTCGGCGTCAGCGCCGCCCACATCTACGAGGCCATGATCACCGGCCCGCAGAACATGCCCGTCTTCAACGACATGAACCTCTCCCCCGAGGACAAGCGCGACATCATCACCGCGCTCAAGTTCATGGAGAAGAACCCGTCACCGGGCGGCAACGACCTCGGCTCGCTCGGCCCCGTCTCCGAGGGCCTGTTCCTCTGGATCTTCGGCCTCGGCTCGATCGTGGCCCTCACCGTCTGGATCACCGCGAAGTCGAACTGA
- the qcrA gene encoding cytochrome bc1 complex Rieske iron-sulfur subunit, whose protein sequence is MAHDNSSGSGHPAADSSADPSAHGQELQVATGTGVISRDAVVDPGLPPHRKRVTDLDPKKDKRAERAVYTLFYLSIAGSVWAVAAYMAFPIEPEDIASVRLNNLFIGLGMALALLAIGIGAVHWGKALMHDEEGIDYRHKVGGNQVSRDRAVEIMHQANVESGIGRRALIRNSLIGALIVFPLPGIALFRGLAPYDEDPVELMQHTMWKEGTRLARDPSGTPIKASDVTLGSAFHVIPENLHEADHVLNEKAKAIVLLMRLKPEDLVEEESKKDWSYDGIVAYSKVCTHVGCPVALYEQQTHHLLCPCHQSQFDVTNHCAVIFGPAARPLPQLPITVDDEGYLVARSDFHEPVGPSFWERH, encoded by the coding sequence ATGGCTCACGACAACTCGAGCGGCTCGGGTCACCCAGCCGCCGACTCGTCTGCCGATCCGTCCGCCCACGGGCAGGAGCTGCAGGTCGCGACCGGTACCGGGGTCATCTCCCGCGATGCCGTCGTCGACCCCGGCCTGCCTCCGCACCGGAAGCGCGTCACGGACCTCGACCCCAAGAAGGACAAGCGGGCCGAGCGCGCCGTCTACACCCTCTTCTACCTGTCGATCGCCGGCAGCGTCTGGGCGGTCGCCGCCTACATGGCGTTCCCGATCGAGCCCGAGGACATCGCCTCGGTCCGTCTGAACAACCTGTTCATCGGTCTCGGCATGGCGTTGGCCCTGCTCGCGATCGGTATCGGTGCCGTGCACTGGGGCAAGGCCCTCATGCACGACGAGGAAGGCATCGACTACCGTCACAAGGTCGGCGGCAACCAGGTCAGCCGCGATCGCGCGGTGGAGATCATGCACCAGGCGAACGTCGAATCCGGCATCGGTCGACGCGCGCTCATCCGCAACAGCCTCATCGGTGCCCTCATCGTCTTCCCGCTCCCGGGCATCGCGCTGTTCCGCGGTCTCGCGCCCTACGACGAAGACCCCGTCGAGCTCATGCAGCACACGATGTGGAAGGAAGGCACGCGCCTCGCCCGTGACCCTTCCGGTACGCCCATCAAGGCGTCCGACGTGACGCTCGGCAGCGCGTTCCACGTGATCCCCGAGAACCTCCACGAGGCCGACCACGTCCTCAACGAGAAGGCGAAGGCGATCGTGCTGCTCATGCGGCTCAAGCCCGAAGACCTCGTCGAGGAGGAGTCCAAGAAGGACTGGTCCTACGACGGCATCGTCGCCTACTCCAAGGTGTGCACGCACGTCGGTTGCCCTGTCGCGCTCTACGAGCAGCAGACGCACCACCTCCTCTGCCCCTGCCACCAGTCGCAGTTCGACGTCACGAACCACTGCGCGGTCATCTTCGGACCGGCCGCCCGGCCGCTTCCGCAGCTGCCGATCACCGTCGACGACGAGGGCTACCTCGTCGCGCGGAGCGACTTCCACGAACCTGTCGGCCCGAGCTTCTGGGAGCGTCATTGA
- the qcrB gene encoding cytochrome bc1 complex cytochrome b subunit, with protein sequence MSTSTATRAPEQAKAAPAKSSGGFTGAAANYLEERTSISVAVKEFGRKIFPDHWSFLLGEVALYSFVIILLSGSFLTFFFQASMAEVHYDGSFVPLKNIEMSVAMASTLDISFDIRGGLLMRQVHHWAALLFVASIGLHMLRIFFTGAFRKPRELNWVIGFVLFILAMAEGFTGYSLPDDLLSGNGLRIIDGMVKGLPIIGTWTTFLLFGGEFPGTDIVGRLYTLHILLLPALVLLFIALHLVFVVVHKHTQFPGAGRTEQNVVGFPVLPVYAAKAGGFFFIVFGVVMLIASLFTINPIWNYGPYDPSPVSAGTQPDWYIGFADGALRLVPPHLEFVLWDHTFSFNIILPVLVLGLFIVTVFIYPFVEAWITGDKREHHILDRPRNAPTRTAIGAAGVTFYAALWAAASSDIIATHFKVTMEGVIHTLQAILILGPFIAYFIAKRTCLALQKKDREILLHGYETGRIVRLPGGEFIEVHEPVDEYERWRLASYDDHKPLMIRPNAKGKITGVQKARAAMSRWFFEDRIAPVTNTEIERSHGDHH encoded by the coding sequence TTGAGCACCTCGACCGCAACACGCGCCCCTGAGCAGGCCAAGGCCGCTCCGGCGAAGAGCTCCGGTGGATTCACCGGCGCTGCAGCGAACTACCTCGAAGAGCGGACGTCCATCTCGGTCGCCGTCAAGGAGTTCGGCCGCAAGATCTTCCCCGACCACTGGTCGTTCCTCCTCGGCGAGGTCGCGCTCTACAGCTTCGTCATCATCCTGCTGTCGGGCTCCTTCCTCACCTTCTTCTTCCAGGCATCGATGGCGGAGGTCCACTACGACGGGTCCTTCGTCCCGCTGAAGAACATCGAGATGTCCGTCGCCATGGCGTCGACGCTCGACATCTCCTTCGACATCCGCGGCGGCCTCCTGATGCGTCAGGTGCACCACTGGGCTGCCCTGCTGTTCGTGGCGTCCATCGGCCTGCACATGCTGCGCATCTTCTTCACCGGTGCATTCCGCAAGCCGCGTGAGCTGAACTGGGTGATCGGTTTCGTCCTGTTCATCCTGGCCATGGCCGAGGGCTTCACCGGATACTCGCTGCCCGACGACCTGCTCTCCGGTAACGGTCTGCGGATCATCGACGGCATGGTCAAGGGTCTGCCCATCATCGGTACGTGGACGACCTTCCTGCTGTTCGGTGGAGAGTTCCCGGGCACCGACATCGTCGGCCGCCTCTACACGCTCCACATCCTGCTCCTGCCGGCGCTGGTGCTGCTCTTCATCGCCCTGCACCTGGTGTTCGTCGTCGTGCACAAGCACACGCAGTTCCCGGGCGCCGGTCGCACCGAGCAGAACGTGGTCGGATTCCCCGTCCTCCCCGTCTACGCGGCGAAGGCCGGTGGCTTCTTCTTCATCGTCTTCGGTGTCGTGATGCTCATCGCCTCGCTGTTCACGATCAACCCGATCTGGAACTACGGACCGTACGACCCCTCCCCGGTCTCGGCAGGTACGCAGCCTGACTGGTACATCGGGTTCGCCGACGGTGCGCTCCGGCTGGTTCCGCCACACCTCGAGTTCGTCCTCTGGGATCACACGTTCTCGTTCAACATCATCCTTCCCGTCCTCGTCCTGGGTCTGTTCATCGTCACGGTGTTCATCTACCCGTTCGTCGAGGCGTGGATCACGGGTGACAAGCGCGAGCACCACATCCTCGACCGTCCGCGCAACGCGCCGACCCGCACCGCGATCGGTGCTGCCGGTGTCACGTTCTACGCCGCCCTCTGGGCTGCTGCGAGCTCGGACATCATCGCCACCCACTTCAAGGTGACGATGGAGGGCGTGATCCACACGCTGCAGGCGATCCTCATCCTCGGACCGTTCATCGCCTACTTCATCGCGAAGCGCACCTGCCTGGCGCTGCAGAAGAAGGATCGCGAGATCCTCCTTCACGGCTACGAGACCGGGCGCATCGTCCGCCTCCCCGGTGGCGAGTTCATCGAGGTCCACGAGCCCGTCGACGAGTACGAGCGCTGGCGCCTCGCGAGCTACGACGACCACAAGCCGTTGATGATCCGTCCGAACGCCAAGGGCAAGATCACCGGTGTCCAGAAGGCTCGCGCCGCGATGTCCCGCTGGTTCTTCGAGGATCGGATCGCTCCCGTCACGAACACGGAGATCGAACGTTCCCACGGCGACCACCACTAG